One Brassica napus cultivar Da-Ae chromosome A1, Da-Ae, whole genome shotgun sequence genomic region harbors:
- the LOC106407086 gene encoding E3 ubiquitin-protein ligase RMA2-like: MEIDKVEDSAALGDSRGDFDCNICLDQVRDPVVTLCGHLFCWPCIYKWTYSTNNTRRRVDQYDKKESPKCPVCKSDVSDATLVPIYGRGQKIPQSGSNVPNRPSGPLYDSRGVGQRLGEGESQRYMYRMPDPVMGVVCEMVYRRLFGESSTNITPYRSDHDTSLRSMRRTMQVDESLSRVYLFLLCFMVMCLLLF; this comes from the coding sequence ATGGAGATAGATAAGGTAGAAGACTCAGCAGCATTGGGTGACTCCAGAGGAGACTTCGACTGCAACATATGTTTGGATCAAGTACGTGACCCGGTCGTGACATTATGTGGCCACTTGTTTTGTTGGCCCTGCATATACAAGTGGACTTATTCCACCAACAATACAAGAAGACGTGTCGATCAGTACGATAAAAAGGAGTCCCCAAAATGTCCGGTCTGCAAATCTGATGTCTCGGACGCTACGCTTGTCCCTATCTACGGCCGGGGGCAGAAAATACCCCAGTCCGGTTCAAACGTACCGAACAGACCATCCGGTCCGCTTTATGACTCAAGAGGAGTTGGTCAACGTTTAGGAGAAGGTGAGAGTCAACGGTACATGTATAGAATGCCTGATCCAGTGATGGGTGTGGTATGCGAAATGGTATATCGGAGACTATTTGGAGAGTCTTCTACGAACATAACACCGTACCGTAGCGACCATGACACAAGTCTACGGTCAATGCGGCGGACAATGCAGGTGGATGAGTCGCTAAGCAGAGTCTACTTATTCCTGCTTTGCTTCATGGTTATGTGTCTACTTCTCTTCTAG
- the LOC106407330 gene encoding GPI-anchored protein LLG3-like has translation MEISPHCLVSLLVTLLLSGLASSLHISLDEFESHPATSRALLQAKTPCKEDFASKNYTIITSKCKGPNYPAKACCSAFKDFACPFAEALNDEKADCASTMFSYINIYGRYPPGIFANMCKEGKEGLDCANVTATSSAHASLPLVSTHALLITVLFFYFF, from the exons ATGGAGATTTCTCCTCATTGTTTGGTTTCTCTTCTTGTAACCCTTCTTTTGTCTGGACTCGCCTCGTCTCTCCACATCTCtc TTGATGAATTTGAGTCACATCCAGCCACAAGCCGAGCTCTTCTTCAGGCAAAGACAC CATGCAAGGAAGATTTTGCGAGCAAGAATTACACAATTATAACGAGCAAATGCAAAGGACCAAATTATCCAGCCAAGGCATGTTGCTCGGCCTTCAAGGACTTTGCTTGCCCATTCGCAGAAGCTCTTAATGACGAAAAGGCAGACTGTGCCTCTACAATGTTTAGTTACATCAATATCTATGGTCGTTATCCTCCCGGAATATTCGCAAACATGTGCAAAGAAGGCAAAGAAGGGCTCGATTGCGCCAACGTCACCGCTACCTCTTCTGCTCATGCATCACTCCCTCTTGTCTCCACACATGCATTGCTTATCACCGTTctctttttctacttcttctAA